A stretch of Metabacillus sp. FJAT-52054 DNA encodes these proteins:
- a CDS encoding cytidine deaminase, with amino-acid sequence MSAKISPQDEELIQAAKEIIREHYEYGKHHVGAALRTASGEIIRAVHIEAYIGRVTVCAEAIAIGKAISEGFREFEAIVAVRHPGPDEHDREIKVVAPCGMCRELIGDYGENMKVILDTKDGLAKLSIQELLPLKYTRPTET; translated from the coding sequence ATGTCAGCGAAAATCAGCCCGCAGGACGAGGAATTGATCCAGGCTGCAAAAGAAATCATTCGTGAACATTACGAGTACGGGAAGCATCATGTCGGCGCCGCTCTCCGAACAGCTTCCGGAGAAATTATCAGGGCCGTTCATATTGAAGCATACATTGGAAGGGTTACGGTATGTGCAGAAGCGATTGCGATTGGGAAGGCTATATCTGAAGGCTTTCGTGAGTTTGAGGCGATTGTGGCGGTTCGGCACCCCGGCCCGGATGAGCATGATCGTGAAATCAAGGTTGTTGCGCCGTGCGGAATGTGCAGGGAACTGATCGGTGATTACGGGGAAAATATGAAGGTTATTTTAGATACGAAAGACGGTCTTGCAAAACTAAGCATTCAAGAACTGCTTCCCCTTAAATATACGAGACCGACTGAAACGTAA
- a CDS encoding NETI motif-containing protein: protein MTDKPTKKKFEVAENESIGAVLDRMKEEGYAPVRRMEEPIFKEVKENGQTQIVPAGRMIVFEGKLL, encoded by the coding sequence ATGACTGATAAGCCAACAAAAAAGAAATTTGAGGTCGCAGAGAATGAAAGCATTGGTGCTGTTCTCGACCGCATGAAGGAAGAAGGATATGCTCCTGTACGCAGAATGGAGGAACCTATCTTTAAAGAAGTAAAAGAGAATGGACAAACACAGATTGTTCCGGCAGGAAGAATGATTGTATTTGAAGGGAAGTTGCTCTAA